In Castanea sativa cultivar Marrone di Chiusa Pesio chromosome 6, ASM4071231v1, a single window of DNA contains:
- the LOC142641709 gene encoding rhodanese-like domain-containing protein 7 isoform X1, with the protein MLSCRRRTTSPLRMLLQLSPLFYFSNPNLLLSTTTTTTSSPSPISRASQSHRPLFLFCNNNIDPLSSSSSSSSSSSHTQSTMTGISRCFFSAPIIEPNDDPDPVPEDSQSLVVVSFYKFADFPDHAHMRKPLKDLCQQLRVSGGIILAPEGINGSICGTRESVERVLGFIQSDNRLKGLRQVESPVSPEDEAIHHGHGHSTSSPLAAGEDAPFRWDHVRVKLKKEIVTLGMPSVSPIEKVGTYVNPRDWNALIGDPDTVVIDVRNDYETRIGKFKEAVDPCTTAFREFPSWVEDQFQVSDTDDEHSKGKEIGPNASTKTQEENPEKKMPQRVAMYCTGGIRCEKASSYLLSKGFKEVYHLEGGILKYLEEVPKSESLWEGECFVFDKRVSVGHSLVQGTFKLCYGCKQPVSDADMESPEWEYGVSCPYCYSLKSDEEKERARARQRQFEAWGIIGGPDKGRRPTSSQDGNSIESSTSTQLSDSA; encoded by the exons ATGCTGAGTTGTAGAAGGAGAACAACATCTCCATTGAGGATGCTATTGCAGCTATcaccattattttatttctctaaCCCTAATTTACTgctctccaccaccaccaccaccaccagctcTCCATCTCCAATTTCCAGAGCCTCACAGTCCCACCGTCCTCTCTTCTTATTCTGCAACAATAACATTGATCCTCtctcaagctcaagctcaagctcaagctcaagctcTCACACTCAAAGCACCATGACTGGCATTTCCAGATGCTTCTTCTCTGCGCCAATCATCGAGCCCAATGATGACCCTGACCCTGTTCCGGAGGATTCTCAATCCCTTGTCGTTGTCTCCTTCTACAAGTTTGCTGATTTTCCCGACCATGCCCATATGCGAAAACCCCTCAAGGACCTTTGTCAGCAACTG CGTGTTTCAGGTGGTATTATACTTGCACCTGAAGGAATCAATGGCAGCATTTGTGGGACGCGGGAATCAGTGGAGAGAGTTCTTGGATTCATCCAAAGTGATAACCGTCTAAAGGGGCTAAGACAAGTGGAATCACCTGTAAGTCCTGAGGATGAAGCTATCCATCATGGTCATGGACACTCTACCAGTTCTCCTCTTGCTGCAGGGGAAGATGCACCCTTCAGATGGGATCATGTGAGGGTCAAGTTGAagaaagag ATTGTTACTCTTGGAATGCCTTCTGTATCACCTATCGAGAAGGTTGGAACATACGTGAATCCAAGGGATTGGAATGCTTTGATCGGTGACCCTGATACA GTGGTGATCGATGTGCGCAATGACTATGAAACCAGAATTGGGAAATTCAAAGAAGCAGTTGACCCATGTACGACAGCATTCCGGGAATTTCCATCTTGGGTGGAGGATCAGTTCCAAGTTTCTGATACAGATGACGAGCATTCAAAGGGGAAGGAGATTGGGCCAAATGCAAGCACCAAAACACAAGAAGAGAATCCAGAGAAAAAAATGCCTCAAAGGGTTGCAATGTACTGCACAGGAGGAATAAGATGTGAAAAGGCTTCAAGTTATCTCCTCAGCAAAGGTTTCAAAGAG GTTTATCATTTGGAAGGTGGGATTTTGAAATACCTTGAGGAAGTACCAAAATCAGAGAGCCTCTGGGAGGGTGAATGCTTTGTGTTTGATAAGCGGGTCTCAGTTGGCCATAGTTTGGTACAGGGAACTTTCAAGCTTTGCTATGGGTGCAAACAACCAGTGAGTGACGCTGACATGGAATCCCCTGAGTGGGAGTATGGAGTTTCTTGTCCATACTGTTACTCATTGAAATctgatgaagagaaggagagagcaAGAGCTCGACAGAGGCAATTTGAGGCATGGGGCATCATAGGTGGCCCAGACAAGGGTCGTCGACCAACATCAAGTCAAGATGGTAATAGTATTGAGAGTTCTACTTCTACCCAGCTTTCTGATTCGGCTTAG
- the LOC142641709 gene encoding rhodanese-like domain-containing protein 7 isoform X2, with translation MLSCRRRTTSPLRMLLQLSPLFYFSNPNLLLSTTTTTTSSPSPISRASQSHRPLFLFCNNNIDPLSSSSSSSSSSSHTQSTMTGISRCFFSAPIIEPNDDPDPVPEDSQSLVVVSFYKFADFPDHAHMRKPLKDLCQQLRVSGGIILAPEGINGSICGTRESVERVLGFIQSDNRLKGLRQVESPVSPEDEAIHHGHGHSTSSPLAAGEDAPFRWDHIVTLGMPSVSPIEKVGTYVNPRDWNALIGDPDTVVIDVRNDYETRIGKFKEAVDPCTTAFREFPSWVEDQFQVSDTDDEHSKGKEIGPNASTKTQEENPEKKMPQRVAMYCTGGIRCEKASSYLLSKGFKEVYHLEGGILKYLEEVPKSESLWEGECFVFDKRVSVGHSLVQGTFKLCYGCKQPVSDADMESPEWEYGVSCPYCYSLKSDEEKERARARQRQFEAWGIIGGPDKGRRPTSSQDGNSIESSTSTQLSDSA, from the exons ATGCTGAGTTGTAGAAGGAGAACAACATCTCCATTGAGGATGCTATTGCAGCTATcaccattattttatttctctaaCCCTAATTTACTgctctccaccaccaccaccaccaccagctcTCCATCTCCAATTTCCAGAGCCTCACAGTCCCACCGTCCTCTCTTCTTATTCTGCAACAATAACATTGATCCTCtctcaagctcaagctcaagctcaagctcaagctcTCACACTCAAAGCACCATGACTGGCATTTCCAGATGCTTCTTCTCTGCGCCAATCATCGAGCCCAATGATGACCCTGACCCTGTTCCGGAGGATTCTCAATCCCTTGTCGTTGTCTCCTTCTACAAGTTTGCTGATTTTCCCGACCATGCCCATATGCGAAAACCCCTCAAGGACCTTTGTCAGCAACTG CGTGTTTCAGGTGGTATTATACTTGCACCTGAAGGAATCAATGGCAGCATTTGTGGGACGCGGGAATCAGTGGAGAGAGTTCTTGGATTCATCCAAAGTGATAACCGTCTAAAGGGGCTAAGACAAGTGGAATCACCTGTAAGTCCTGAGGATGAAGCTATCCATCATGGTCATGGACACTCTACCAGTTCTCCTCTTGCTGCAGGGGAAGATGCACCCTTCAGATGGGATCAT ATTGTTACTCTTGGAATGCCTTCTGTATCACCTATCGAGAAGGTTGGAACATACGTGAATCCAAGGGATTGGAATGCTTTGATCGGTGACCCTGATACA GTGGTGATCGATGTGCGCAATGACTATGAAACCAGAATTGGGAAATTCAAAGAAGCAGTTGACCCATGTACGACAGCATTCCGGGAATTTCCATCTTGGGTGGAGGATCAGTTCCAAGTTTCTGATACAGATGACGAGCATTCAAAGGGGAAGGAGATTGGGCCAAATGCAAGCACCAAAACACAAGAAGAGAATCCAGAGAAAAAAATGCCTCAAAGGGTTGCAATGTACTGCACAGGAGGAATAAGATGTGAAAAGGCTTCAAGTTATCTCCTCAGCAAAGGTTTCAAAGAG GTTTATCATTTGGAAGGTGGGATTTTGAAATACCTTGAGGAAGTACCAAAATCAGAGAGCCTCTGGGAGGGTGAATGCTTTGTGTTTGATAAGCGGGTCTCAGTTGGCCATAGTTTGGTACAGGGAACTTTCAAGCTTTGCTATGGGTGCAAACAACCAGTGAGTGACGCTGACATGGAATCCCCTGAGTGGGAGTATGGAGTTTCTTGTCCATACTGTTACTCATTGAAATctgatgaagagaaggagagagcaAGAGCTCGACAGAGGCAATTTGAGGCATGGGGCATCATAGGTGGCCCAGACAAGGGTCGTCGACCAACATCAAGTCAAGATGGTAATAGTATTGAGAGTTCTACTTCTACCCAGCTTTCTGATTCGGCTTAG
- the LOC142641153 gene encoding transcription elongation factor TFIIS gives MEKELVEFFEAAKKAADAAASESADGGAEESRCLDALQQLKNFPVTYQLLVSTQVGKRLRHLTKHPRKKIQSFASELMEIWKDIVIKETNKNRKNESLDVKDSVKVESVSAGTPKAEKDQKPFSVKVEKVSKAESIKVEKIDRNGTPSSEKASMSVGVKRERKFQSVDVVKIEKTDSAEKVKFEQRTKEEKQASGVKKPSLVPGAPPKLTSMVKSNDSARDKVRESLCQAFSKVSDEADEDFKDEVNACDPIRVAVSVESLLFEKWGGSLGAQKAKYRSLMFNLRDGNNPDFRRRVLLGHIKPERLINMNTAEMASDKRQNENKKIEEKALFECERGGQAKATTDQFKCGRCGQRKCTYYQMQTRSADEPMTTYVTCVNCNNHWKFC, from the exons ATGGAGAAAGAACTGGTGGAATTTTTCGAAGCGGCGAAAAAAGCAGCGGACGCAGCTGCATCCGAATCGGCGGACGGAGGAGCTGAGGAAAGTCGGTGCCTTGATGCCTTGCAGCAGCTCAAGAATTTTCCTGTCACTTATCAACTTCTTGTCTCCACCCAG GTTGGGAAGCGTCTTCGACATCTCACAAAGCATCCTAGGAAGAAAATCCAATCATTTGCTTCTGAACTGATGGAGATATGGAAGGATATAGTTATaaaggaaacaaacaaaaacagaaaaaatgaAAGCTTGGATGTTAAGGATTCTGTCAAAGTTGAGTCCGTAAGTGCAGGGACTCCCAAGGCTGAGAAGGATCAGAAGCCCTTTTCTGTGAAGGTTGAGAAAGTTTCGAAGGCTGAAAGCATCAAGGTCGAGAAAATAGATCGGAATGGTACACCAAGCTCGGAGAAGGCTTCAATGTCAGTTGGtgtcaaaagagagagaaagtttcaAAGTGTAGATGTTGTCAAGATTGAGAAAACTGATTCAGCTGAAAAAGTTAAGTTTGAACAGAGaaccaaagaagaaaagcaagcTTCTGGAGTGAAGAAACCATCACTAGTCCCTGGTGCTCCCCCAAAGCTGACATCAATGGTTAAATCTAATGATTCTGCCCGGGACAAAGTACGAGAAAGCCTTTGCCAAGCTTTCTCTAAAGTTTCTGATGAGGCTGATGAGGATTTTAAGGATGAAGTGAATGCATGCGACCCTATTAGGGTTGCTGTTTCTGTAGAGTCTCTTCTGTTTGAGAAGTGGGGAGGTTCTCTAGGGGCTCAAAAGGCCAAGTATAGATCCTTAATGTTCAATCTTAGGGATGGTAACAACCCAGATTTTCGGAGAAGGGTACTTCTTGGACATATCAAACCAGAGAGGCTTATCAACATGAACACAGCAGAAATGGCAAGTGATAAGAGGCAAAATGAGAATAAAAAGATTGAAGAGAAAGCATTATTTGAATGTGAGCGTGGAGGGCAAGCCAAAGCAACAACTGATCAATTTAAGTGTGGTAGATGTGGGCAACGCAAATGCACCTACTACCAAATGCAGACACGGAGTGCTGATGAACCTATGACAACATATGTAACATGTGTAAACTGCAATAATCATTGGAAATTCT